A region from the Tachysurus vachellii isolate PV-2020 chromosome 25, HZAU_Pvac_v1, whole genome shotgun sequence genome encodes:
- the gdap1 gene encoding ganglioside-induced differentiation-associated protein 1 — MAAQEEKESLLQEETGAEMLKGGEAEMKSCEKKESKLVLYHWTQSFSSQKVRLAIAEKGLQCKEYDVSLPLSEHNEPWFMRLNPAGEVPVLVHDDRVICDPAQIMDYLEDTFNDDKTPKLIPETGSTYYHRVQHYRELLDSLPMDAYTHGCILHPELSVDSHIPAYANTRIRAQIGSTESELKKLAEENPELKDAYISKQRRLKTKLFDHDNVKYLKKILDELVQVMDQVETELQRRAEETPEEGTQQSWLCGEFFSMADVSLAVTLHRLKFLGLSRRYWGNGTRPNLESYYERVLERPTFCRVLGHVNNILISAVLPTAFRVARKRAPTFIGTTVLIGLLGGATYFAFLYFKKRLLVS; from the exons ATGGCGGCGCAGGAAGAGAAGGAATCTCTCCTTCAGGAAGAAACAGGTGCAGAGATGCTTAAAGGCGGCGAGGCAGAAATGAAGAGCTGCGAGAAGAAAGAGTCGAAACTGGTTCTGTATCACTGGACCCAGTCATTCAGCTCTCAGAag GTGAGGCTGGCCATAGCTGAGAAGGGTTTGCAGTGTAAGGAGTATGATGTGAGCTTGCCTCTGAGCGAACACAACGAGCCATGGTTCATGCGTCTGAACCCAGCCGGCGAGGTTCCTGTTCTGGTGCATGATGATCGTGTCATCTGTGACCCTGCTCAGATCATGGATTACTTAGAGGACACTTTCAACGATG ACAAAACTCCAAAGCTGATTCCAGAAACAGGGAGCACATATTATCACAGAGTCCAGCATTATCGCGAACTGCTGGACTCCTTGCCCATGGACGCTTACACACACGGCTGCATCCTCCATCCTGAGCTCAGCGTAGACTCTCACATCCCAGCCTACGCCAACACGCGCATCCGCG ctCAGATCGGGAGCACAGAATCTGAGCTGAAGAAACTGGCAGAAGAAAACCCAGAGCTTAAAGATGCTTATATCTCAAAACAGAGACGCCTAAAA ACAAAGCTGTTTGATCACGACAATGTGAAATATCTGAAGAAGATTCTGGATGAGCTGGTGCAAGTTATGGATCAAGTGGAGACAGAGCTgcagaggagagcagaggagaCACCAG AGGAAGGAACTCAGCAGTCATGGCTGTGCGGCGAGTTTTTCAGCATGGCCGACGTTTCGCTCGCCGTCACACTCCATCGGCTCAAGTTCCTCGGCCTCTCGCGTCGTTACTGGGGCAACGGCACACGGCCCAATCTGGAGTCGTACTACGAGCGTGTCCTGGAGCGCCCCACGTTCTGCAGGGTCCTCGGCCACGTCAACAACATCCTAATATCAGCCGTGTTACCCACTGCTTTCAGAGTGGCCAGAAAAAGAGCTCCCACCTTCATAGGGACCACAGTGTTAATTGGATTGTTAGGGGGTGCAACatattttgcttttctttattttaaaaaacgaCTGCTTGTGTCCTAA
- the jph1a gene encoding junctophilin-1a isoform X2, producing MTGGRFDFNDGGTYCGGWEGGKAHGHGVCTGPRGQGEYSGAWSYGFEIVGVYTWPSGNTYRGYWAHGKRHGLGVERKGRWEYRGEWSHGFKGRYGVRQTRESPARYDGTWNNGLQDGYGVETYEDGGSKVRCEVLF from the exons ATGACGGGCGGCCGGTTCGACTTCAACGATGGCGGCACTTACTGCGGCGGCTGGGAGGGAGGGAAAGCGCACGGGCACGGCGTGTGCACGGGGCCGCGCGGACAGGGCGAGTACAGCGGCGCGTGGTCTTATGGCTTTGAGATAGTCGGTGTGTACACATGGCCCAGCGGCAACACGTACCGGGGCTACTGGGCACACGGCAAGCGGCACGGGCTCGGCGTAGAGCGCAAAGGACGCTGGGAGTACCGGGGTGAGTGGAGCCACGGGTTCAAGGGCCGTTACGGTGTCCGCCAGACCCGAGAGTCACCTGCCAGGTATGATGGCACCTGGAATAACGGACTGCAAGACGGATACGGGGTGGAAACCTATGAGGATGGAG GTAGCAAAGTGAGATGTGAAGTCCTATTTTGA